In one Actinopolymorpha sp. NPDC004070 genomic region, the following are encoded:
- a CDS encoding DUF5679 domain-containing protein, whose protein sequence is MAETYTGEFYCVKCKAKRNATGEIKVNDKGTRMAKATCPECGTNLNRILGKA, encoded by the coding sequence ATGGCGGAGACCTACACAGGCGAGTTCTACTGTGTGAAATGCAAGGCCAAGCGCAACGCGACCGGCGAGATCAAGGTCAACGACAAGGGAACCAGGATGGCCAAGGCCACCTGCCCCGAGTGTGGCACCAACCTCAACCGGATCCTCGGCAAGGCCTGA